DNA sequence from the Vicia villosa cultivar HV-30 ecotype Madison, WI linkage group LG3, Vvil1.0, whole genome shotgun sequence genome:
GTTAAAAGAGGTTCTCCCAAAAGGGTTCATATATTAGAGGGTGGCGAGCAGGAGGTTATTACTCCTTTCTTCTGAATTCCTGTTATTCTTCCATCCTAAGTACCTAGCACCCCGAAGGAAATGGATGTTGTAATGGCTTTTGAAGACCTAGATGACATGCAAAGCCTTTTTGCATATGCTTCTTATACTTTGTTCACGGCCTCCCTTGTTTATGGGCTATGGCGTGCTTTTAGTAAAACGAGCTGAGCTGAGTGATAGGTGTGAAGCTTTTGAGAAGAAGAATTTTGAGCAGAAGAATTTTGATGCGAAGAAGGAGCTTGCCTAGCTCCGGGAAAATGCAGATGCTAATAACTCTTTGCAGGAAGAGGTAGATCGGTACATTCACCATCCACTTTGCCTACTGAGATAAAGAAGTTGAAGGTTTCCCTTATTTAGAGAGAGAAATACTATAAGAATATTTCTGAAGATGCGGCTAAAGTGTGACGGGCGTTCGAAGCGGATTGGAAAGTTCTTCATCAGAGAAAGGATGATCGGGCCTGTGCTTTGGAAGGTCTTGAGAAAGAAGTGGTTGTTGCTCGACAAAAATATCGAGAATTCCTTCAACATGTTGTAGAAGTCGTGTGCGAGGTCTGAGATGAAATGTTGGAGAAAGTGCGAGCATTTTGTCCCGACCTTACCTTCACCCCTGACTAGCAGGATCCTTTAGCAGATGCTTCTTGAAATGATATCGGACGTGCAAACCGTCTCTGACAACACCCTTAAGTATTCATGTGTGCAAAGTATTAGAGGCGTTGATTGTTGTAGTCGTACGAACAAAGCGTCACCGACACCACCCCCGAATCCTTAAGACGGACATCAACTTTATTGGTTGTTCCCCGGTTTCCTGCTATGTGCATTCGCATTTTTGTGCCATGAAAAGGGgacaaggcagaaaaataaacagaacAACAAAAGTATAatagcaatatatatatatatatatatatatatatatatatatatatatatatatatatatatatatataattaatttataaatatatttattaaatcttgCGGTTGGCCACAAATGTACATCAAGCGCTCAATTCGGTCGTGTGATCCGGGTGGCTTGATGGTCTGCAGATATGTAGGACCGAGCCCTTGGCTTGGAATGGTAGCCAGCCTCTATTGTGCGTGCCCGATTCTTATTCTTGGGGTCGAGGTGGACCATATTGCTTGGGCTCGGAGCTCCTTCAAAATACCTCGAGAGGTTGATTGTCGGCTCAAGTGCCGAGGAGATTCTGATTGACATTTGTTGAGGTTGGAAGCTCCTTGATGCCTCTCTGGCCTCGCGCCATGCAGAGTCTCCCAAGTAGTTACTCCCCGACATGCTCTATCGGACACGGGTCGCCCTTCTCCCAAACTCACACCCCGACGACCCTTTTAATTTTTCCTTGGGAATAGAGTCGGGGTGTTGGAGACTTTTCCAGCCGATGGAGAGCCATAAGGCCCTTCCTTACTTCATCGACCGAGCGCCTGTCTAACGGCCTGATCTCTTGAGTTATCCCATGTCCGGGATAACCCCTCATCCCGGAACGTCCTTATCATTTCGTCGTCTCAGAGTCTCACTTATTGTCCGGGTCGGACTCTTGTCGTGATGATGAGATATATGGTGTGGGGCTATCATGGTGGTATGTGTGCCACCATATCTACTAGAAGTGATTTCTCCCGCTCTAGTTCGGAGTTGAAAATGTTTCCTTGGAGGCCCACTTAGTAAGTGCGGACCTAGAACGTCGCTTGGCTTCAAAAATCTGAATTTGGATACGAGTACACGTACTTTCACCTGTGAACATTGGTCGGGTAGGAGATTGGTGTTTCCGTGGGCCCGGTCTGAACTGGGCATGGTCGAACTGAAATCTATAGATTCGTTCGCACCTGTCAGTGTACCTCTGTGATGGCTCAGGATCGTCGTGAACGGTCGACCGGAGTTGGATCGAGGTTTGGTGGATCTTAACGGTTCAAATATGAGATTTTGACTTCTTAAGACTTCAATTTCCTCGCCTGAGACGCTTTTAGAGTTCAGATCCGAGGATCGAACGTGGAATCATGGAAATCGTAGGAATCAGAAGTCAATTCCCACATACGGCGCCACTGTTCTGTTGCGGAACCAAAAATGCTAAGGATTGTGAAAACTATGGTGGAGCGAAGCTTCCAATGTACTACGACGATGTGACACTATGGATCAAAGGTTGCGATCACAGTGCTTATAACACTAGAGGCATCGGTCTTTATGTGATATCGTTAATCAGTGTTTGTTATCTCTGATACAGTGGACCTAGGGGATACCTgcatggttagcactccaacaccTAAGTTAGTTAGAGTTCAAAATGATGATAGCGAAAGGGGATATTAGAAATTGTGTACCGGAAAACTTTTTATGAAGATATTTATAGCTTGAGCCTGATGGGGCAAGTTAAATAACGGGCCTTTAGCCGACGCATAACAGTAGATCTCGGGTCTTTGAGCGACACAGAACACCTGTCTTTATCATTTCAACATCCAAATATGTAAAAATATAAGCCTTTTCAAAGACCTTTAAACAAAATTAACTATTTTTCCTCTATTTGAGGaatattgatttttaaaataggatCGATAAATGTACAATTAAAGACTCATTAATATGTCATTTGAAAAGAATTCTATCATAAATACCATGAAATCCAATTTAAGATCCAAATCTTCAATAAACTCAAAATTGACACCATTAGATCATGGACTCTTAAAGCCATCACAATTCTcttgatataattattttatatttatgttaaaaaatttTAGACGataaaatttcaaagaatatttacaataatgttattttaaatagtttctcataaaaatttaatttttatgctatatatttaataataaatatttaaattaacttaTTAATGTAAatcaacattttaaaaaatgtttaaattaataaatgtaaaaattaatttcttattgtaccaaatttttttaaaaaaatataacaactGAATTCAATGTGATTTCAACTATTTTCAGATAAATCattttgaaaacataaaattaaaacataCCTTTAATTACATCACCATCGATATCTGTGGTAACAATAAATACAGTATCCAACAGTTTTGGTTATTCGTGTGATGGTGGTAATATACTGTTGGCATTAATTATAAGCCTATGAATTaacgaaaaaacaaatatataaaccaATGAATCAGCGAAAAATTGAGAAGAAAcaaagccaaaaaaaaagttaCCTAGGTGAGTGAAAATGGCGAATATTGTTGGCGGAGCTGGAATTCCAATGATCGTGTGGAACGAAGAGGGAAAGAGATTTGAAACAAATGACAAAGAAGCGTATTTGGAGTATAAGCTCAAAAACAACGGAAAAGTGTTGGATTTGGTACACACTTATGTTCCTCCTTCCAAGAGAGGTTTGGGTTTGGCTTCTCATCTCACTGTCGCCGCCTTTAATCACGCCAACTCTCACTCCTTGTCGGTCATTCCATCTTGTTCTTACATCTCTGTGAGTTCGTTTTCatggttttgttttttgttttgattttgatacTTGATTGTGATTTTAGGGTTTTGAAAACCTAGATTataattttagggttttttattgtGGTGTTGGCAGGGAACGTTTCTTGTGAAGAATCCTTCTTGGAATTCTGTGGTGTACAAAGAGAATGATGCATCTAATCTCTAAACCTACTAGGCAGCTTGGTGTGGTTCTAAACAGTTGTATGTTTTCATCAGAATTAGGAGATATGGTGATTAAGTAGCTCAGCTACTCAGAATAAGTGTGCTTGGATTTATGGCAGAGAATGCTAAATTTGATTTTTGTCTTCTATCAAAAGTgatattaataaaaactcagttgTTTGGTTATTGATTTTTGTCTTCAATCTTGGATATAACTCGAAGCAATTGATCGTGTTTGTGTGAGAGTGAAAATTTTAGAGCAAGTTTTTAGTATCAGACTTTTAGATTCTTAAATTAACTAGAGATGAAATAGTTTTTCGGTtagattcaaagattttcaaaaatattcatgTCAAACTTTCTGGAGTAAATTATGTATTCATTTTTaagtttaaattcaatttaaccaaattgatatcataaaatcaattttattaagaaTTACATATTGAATATTCTTGAATTTAGATTTTCTCATGTTGAAAATTTCAACATGAGTTATGCTCGAGATCATATCCTATCTTTAAATTCACAAGTATTTCACACTCATCATTTTAAAGCAATCTATTTAACCAGTATTTCACACTCATCATTTTAAAGCAATCTGTTTAACCAGTATTTCACACTCATCATTTTAAAGCAATCTATTGAACCAGTATTTCACACTCATCATTTTAAAGCAAACTATTCATCTTTGTTCAAATATTACTACCATCGTTAAAATTCTATGATGAGTCTCACAACTTACTCTATTTGCCTATCATTTTACCAGTCAAGTTCTTCTTCGTTAAAATCCTAAATTGAAAGATTTGAAGCTTACAGTAGAAGGACCTTCCGATACCTGACTTATCCTTACagatttttaaatttgaaaaacaaaGGACATAGTGATTCGAAATACAACTTGATTTGTACGTAACAAATTACAATTACAATTCTTCCCATTATGTACAAAACGTTTGTGGCTACCTAGATGCACAAAGCAAAACAAAAGATAAATACCACAAAATGCATGTAAGTACACCTTATTATGACCTTATATTAAAACATACAGAATATTTACAACTGAACCAGACATATTCTTAGGGCATCATTCAACCAGGAACGTAATAATCCATTTTCTCCACGGGCAAATTCAAAACAGATTTCTCCACCTAAACAAAAAAGCAAAGACTGAGATAGCTCAATGAAGACAGGGGCTCATTTAAATGTTTACTCCTCAATTTAGTCGGAGAAAGCTAAAGACAAAATTATACCTCCTCAAATGGAACAAAGACAAAAGGGGTCATGCCCCTCTTATGTGAGACTGCTGGCACATCTGGGTTGTGTGTTTCATCATCCTGCCATCCTTCAACGACTCCAAGAATGTCCTCCTCATATGCACTTGCCTCGTTAGTGTTCACACCACTAGTCACAAGTGAGATCAAATCCATCCTATTGTTTGCCCCTGTTATTGTTCCTCTTAACCTATACCACAGGTAGATCAATATAAGCATAGTGCATGATGCAAGTCCaactttttttttacatattactTATGCTAAATAATAGTTTTAGTAGTTATTTTAGCTTATAAAAAAGTAACAAAAAACAGGAAAATTTCGATAAACCAGATACTTTCCTTGTTTAAAAACTAGCTAAATTCAGAGGATACAAAACTCTACTGTTCGTTTATGCATTCCATTTTTAAATACAGAACTGCTCAATTTCATGAAATCAAAACTTTTTCACAACTATGAATAAGCCAGTGGAGAGATGTAAGATTAAGAAGGACCAATCACATCTACTTTTTGGATTTTGATGATTTCATTCTaacttttttataatattatagaaGTGATGCTGTTGACTTGTTTAAGGTGATGACAAATTATTTTACATGCTAGAGGAACCACTTACTCCAAAAGACAATGTTGGATGAGTGCATCATTTATTAAGTTTTTCTAGAACGAATTCAACAAACCAGGCGATTAGGTCATGTGATATTATTTGGATTATCAATTTATCATGCATACTAAATGTTAAATCAGTTGAACATCCATGTTTAGATAGGCTGAGAGAAAGACATTTACTACAcacttcaaaaaaaattatacttcGGTAATAATTAGATCCCCGTCCATTCCATATTCGGTTATAAAGTATCCTGTGTTTTATTTGTAGTTGTCTGATATGACACTGAGTTTGGCCTAAGCTCTACAACCAAGCTGACTATGGAAGACGAAGTTAGAGAAGACTTGATGACGTGGAAGTTAGTTGGAGCCTTCATGGAACGCATCATGATTATAAGAAGTGGACATGGCAAGGGGGTCATTAAGGTCCTAACTTTCAGTTAGGACCTTAAGAGCTTTGGAAGGAGTGAGAACCATCTCTTCTTTGAGGAGCTTAGCTCTGGAACTGCAGAGATTTTCTTTTGTAATATTGCTTATCTTTTCAATCAATAATACTATAACTACCCTTTAATTTGGGTTCTACCATGGTCAACCACACTCCTCCTTGCTATTTTACTCTTAATAGCTAATATTCAGGCTTAATTGTGGTTGTGATATTGCAGTTCTGTATTTTAAATTCTTCACGAGTCTGACTCTTTGGATGTGTTATATTTCATCGTGTAGGAGTAGTGTTCCTTCTTGCCAGCTTTATGGTAACATTTCAAGTAGGGTCATTTACCTACTCTTCTAAGGAGATTGAAATGTTTATCTAACTTCCTTGCTAGATATAGTTCTACTAACTCCTCCAATCTCTGGATCAGTTGATTCTGATTATAAACACCCTAATTGTTCTATGCAGCATTGTTTCAAGTTTCATGTTTCTCTGGGCCAACTATGTTGTCCCAGAATCATTTAAAAAGTGATACGAGTCACAGAAGCATGTGACCTTGCAATGAATTAGCGAGTTTGTAGTTTACTTAAGACGTGTAAAGGATGGGTAAGATGCTAGGCAACTCATCTAACAAAATGTTATAGAGAACCAATGTAATTAATCAGTGTTTGTCTCCAAGGATTTGGCCTAAATTTTTACTGTTCCACTTTAATCTTCTCACGTCTACCTCTATTGATTATTCACTATTCACTTATTGTTCTCTTTTATTACTACATATGCCACATTCCGAAGGTCCTACTCCTAATTGTCAAACTTGGTACAGATGTTAACACACTACAAGAAGCCTTGCTAAGAGTACATTAATGTCAACCAACACAGTTATTCCTAAAAACACAGTTATACTTAAAAAGATGCCACTGCTCTTTCAAGCTTCTTTTGTTCCAGCGGGGGATCAATTAGGAATTGGTGAACCcgaaatctaaaaaatatatatcattagATCAAAGTGAAAACATGATCCTTCACCTAATGAAGATGCTTCAAATGTATTTTGATCTATCTCTTAGCAGAGAGCATATTGGCACATCAAATCCCAACCTAACCAGACAgggaacataatttttttttcaagttcTTGATGTTAGGATGTGATATCAGGCAAACTTATCAATTACCTCAAGCGCATCCTCAGAACAGTAGGCCGCATGCCTGGATACAAGACAGCAGCTTCGACCTGCGATGATAATATCAATAGCAAATGCCTCAAGATCAGTATATAGATTTAATCATCTAAATAATGCTCaatattattaaaagaaaaaagcaTAACCTTGTCATCTGTCAATGTGTAGTGTCCACCAAAGACACTGTCTGCTTTAGATGATCGAAAGTTCATGCACTTCACCACATCCTTGATCTTTTGAGAAGAATTCTGTAACACAATCAATTTCCAATACAATCAAATACAGAAAAGACATACATTTCTAAATGGATTCAAACTGCACCAAATTATAACCTTGTAAAGAAATCTCCCAGAAGGAAAAAATCTCAGGTACCGGAAATAACAGACCTGCAGAATATGGGGGAAAATTACATATGAAGAAAATACGTGAAAAAATGATCACTGCTAAGAAAAAGGTTATATGATAGGCATGTAGATTAAAATTTTCAAGCATATTGCATTTAACATCTTACAGAACAAGGTTTAACACATAAAGACACTAGGTTCCTAAATCATTTAGGGTTTGTATAGTCATAAACAACTTTACGGCGTCGAGGAATTCATGTTTTTGAGTTTCAATAACACTTTAACACTATAAATTGAGGAAAATAGATTTCTAATTAAGAAAACTAAGGACCTTTTATTGCTTGTTTTCAGTTTTCCATGATATGTTAACGTTTATAGCGACTTTCCCATTTTCACGTTTTTGTGAATGAACTTGAAAACAAGATACAAAATAGcaacaaaaagaaaacaaaaaacaccccataaaattccaACTTATTTACAACTTTGCACATTGCTGCTAACATCTTATTTCCAggatattaaattaaattgatgAATAGTTCACATTAAGCTTGTTAATCACATGCTATTTAATGCAGATCTAACAATGAACAGAgaataacaaaatttaaaaaggATGTCTATTTCATAGTTGTACAAGTAGACATGAATGCATACGATGTGAACTGGATTAGTGATTTTCCATTCTGCAACTCCAGCCCGAATGTAGGTATTTCTACTTGCATAAAGACCTGCGAAGCGGGACCGTAATAAGATAACGGGGCATAGACAAAATAGTAGAACAGAAAAGGAATAGTATAATCATGCAAATCTCTTGTAAGCATGATATAAACAGCCATTTGCATATGATTATTTTTTGTCTTTTGCAGAAAGGAGAGGGAAAATCTTATAATCTACATGAAAGCACACCTTTAAATACAATACATTTCCATACAATATTTGCTTCagcaagaaaaaaaaatgaaccaTCACAAGTCGCCAATCAATATGAGAAGCAGGAAATAAGGCTACAAAAAGACTGCGGCCCTTACCATCAGTTCGCAACCTTGGTCGTAAATGCCACATTTTCCGCCATGAGCCGTCGTATTTTGATTGAAGTATCTGGTAGTTTTCAACTGCTCCAGAGAGCTTCATAAAAAGGTTCCATAATCAGAAATTAACCTTATAACCAACAAAAGTTCTGTATTCTAAACCTCCATTGACCTTACCTGCCAACCCTTCAAGCATGCATTACGCCAAAATGCAGGGTTACGGACTGTATACCGCCACTTCCGACATACGCAAGATGCTTTTCCCAAATCATACGGAGTCATTCGAGCAAAAACCTGCAAAATATATTCAATAATCTCTTAAAGAGATGCTCTTGTTTAAAACTATAAAACTTTCTGTGCATGAATTTTCACACATCGAGTGATCTGAAGTAGAAGCATACAGCACAAACAAAGCAACTACTCCCGCGCATTATATAACTAGTCTCTCACAATGTCAAGTCATCATGACCTAATAGTATAGCTACACAATATCAAATACAATACCTCAAAGAGCAGCTCATCTGGTAAGGTGCGATGTATAAGTGCGGAATCCACATAAGGCTTTCTACTTGCACTTCCAAACGGCGCAACAGGTCTCACATTAACTCCATAAAGATCTTTAAACAAAACACATACAAACAATAAGAAGTAAATTAGACCAAAAATCTAAAACCAAACAAACAATAGCAAAATAGCCATCACAGTAGCATGGAAATACCAAGCCATGGCCTCCTTGTAACAAAGTAGTTAACCGTCTTCAACTTCAAAGCTGATTCCAGTTCAGAAGGAACAGTTAAAGCAAAATCtacatcaacaaaaaaaaaatgaagatacattttattattaataattaatcaaACCGTTAATCCTTCCAATTTCAATAACAATATGCTCAAAATTAATTACTCTTCACACAAATTATCAAAAACCCCAAAttaaaaccattgaaaaacaatCACAGCCCCAAAGTCCAAGATAATAAAATTCTGAAAAATTGAACAACCAATAGTTCAAGAATAGATCATcaattgaaaaattgaaaatctgAAACGTTAAAGAATGTGAAAAACGAAGTGGTGAGAGAAATTGAAATATACCTGAACCTGAGGCCATGATGACATGAACCAATAGAGGAGAGTGAGGTTCGTTGACGAAATTCTGAAAACGAAATTGAGGAAAAGGGAAGGAAATGATTCAGAATCGCGGTATGAATTGAAAAATGGAACCGACTGTGTCAAAACGACGGCGTGTAACGTTGCTGACCAAATATCCACGGTTGTAATCCGAAAACATTGGGActatttttttgtatatatatatagtttcatttatataatttatttaacatAAGAAAAAGACAAGTTCGCTGATTACGTCCAGATACAttacaataatttaaatttaccaatttatatcaattttttagtttttttttttacagaataTCCTTTTTTACATAATCATACTTATTTTAGTACAttcaaatttattaaatatacttAAATTTTACAATATCTTCAAAAATTAATCtactaaaaaaaaattcaatcaaaGAATGGGTAGATACATTTATAAAAAATGGGTAGAtacatctataaaaaaaattaatgggtGTAATTGTTAAATCCTATGTATGTTTTACACGATTAATTAttgagtttaaagatagtgcactgttTGTGTAAAATTATATTACACAGATATAGATCTGACGATTGACACTacattcaatcttcttaaattaTGTCTTTTCTAGAGAGAGATCGTTCGTCTTCTCTCTAACTTTCCCCCAAAATTCAAACCCTAAGTTTCTTCCTTCACCCACACCATGGATTTTCACGACCTCTTTCCAGAAGTTGCAATAAAGTCCCTTACAAACACCCCTACAGTCTATGTGCTACAGAAAAATTAATTCCTCCCAAAAAAAATCCTTTGGAAATGTTTGCAGCATACCTCTCAGCCAACTACCCATCCCATGCGTTAAAGGAGATAGGCTTTCTATCCAGATTCCTGAAGAAGAGTATTTCATTGGTCTCGACTCTTGCAAGCACAATCTTCACGGACGGATCCTCTTGCTAAAGGGTTCCACTCCTCTTACAGTTCGGCAACTTAAAAAGAAACCCCATGGTTTATGGTCCTCGATTTTGAAGTGGGGGTAGGGATGGgaatagtgttagaacaagatttgttctgatcaatattcttagttttgatgataacaatgtatatgaattttgtataagacaatgtggtactctaatcctttacattttccatttcaggaattatataaggagtacgcacaaatcagcgctagaagcactgactcagaaggttcaaatatgcaacatcagaacatgctctcgcaagacatcaaaagatggtcaagaagaatcagaacatggtctatgaagcatcagaagaacatgagatcagaagcagaagcactgaagttcttatggtatcacgctaaagctcttcaaagtcagaagacaagaagatgctctgcaccaagctgtttgactatgattattcaaacgttgtatctacaaagatcatatcagaagcaagtacaagatgacaggctactctgactgacaaaaggaacgttagaagctacaaaaggaaaagtcagtagaagcagtaaaagcaaggctcgaggtagttgacaaaagagtaaaacattaaatgcaaagctgtacggaacacgcaacgcattaaatgatcccaacggtcatcttcccaaacgcctataaatagaagttctgatgagaagctgaacacacaactcttgcgcaaaatacagaaacactgtcaaattcaaaagctctcaaacttcatcttcaacctcactacacttgtaatatcttagtgagatttaatcTTAGAACTTAAgggaaatatcacagttgtgattatagctttttaagaagcatttgaatactcttgtaaacatttattttacattgatttgtaaaaggttcctagagtgatcaagttgtgatcagtagactctagaagacttagaagtttctaagtggtgtatttcctagagtgatcaaggtgtgatcagaatactctagaagacttagagggtatctaagtggaaaaccattgtaatcaagattgattagtggattaaatcctcggttgaggtaaatcactctaagggggtggactggagtagtttagttaacaacgaaccaggataaaaataactgtgttatttgtttttatcttaagattttttaaagtcacacttattcaaaccccccctttctaagtatttttctatccttcaaataggTCAGGCCgacctacaggggcctatagtcTAGCCTATTTAAGGTCAGCCCAGGCCAAGtctatttgataaaaaggtcatgcttaggcttttttaaaagcctatttaattacataagttaggtttaggctattaaaaaatcctatgaagccttatagaccGACCTATATTTccatatatattaaaagtagtctaaataggttggcctatataagcatatatattagaaaaaaatgctaaataggttggttcatatatgcatatatattagaaataatGTTAAATAGATCGACCTAAATATTCATATATAGACCGACTTATAAGGTTGATATAGATCGTCTGCATAGATTCTTCACCCAACAAACCCATTTTGGACATACCATTTGTACATTTAGATCGAGTGTTGGTTGATATAGACCTCATGCGCGAACTTCGTGACAAAATCTTGTGGAAAGAGTCGATTTCGCATTTTTCGTCGATATTAAATACGAGAAAATCCCTTACTTCTGTAGCTTCTGCAAATTTCTAGGTCATTTTGTTCATTCTTGCAGAAGAAAATAAGTCGTAGAAAACCATCCCAAATCCATCATCCTTGTTCCTTCTTAACCACCAAATCACACTAAAACAACTTCCCTTGGAAAATATCATGTTATCGACAAGACTCCTACGGATATTGGAGAATACAGTGGAGTAATCAAACCTCCTGTTATTGACAAGACGCATGTTATTGATAATATCGTAGTTATAACCCCAATTGTGGAAATTGATAAGGAGAACTTGGAAGTTAGTAACCACTCCCAAGTTAGTCCCTAAATTGAAATGTCTAGTTCAGAATCTGAATACGTG
Encoded proteins:
- the LOC131661415 gene encoding acetyltransferase At1g77540; translated protein: MANIVGGAGIPMIVWNEEGKRFETNDKEAYLEYKLKNNGKVLDLVHTYVPPSKRGLGLASHLTVAAFNHANSHSLSVIPSCSYISGTFLVKNPSWNSVVYKENDASNL
- the LOC131661414 gene encoding F-box protein 7, giving the protein MASGSDFALTVPSELESALKLKTVNYFVTRRPWLDLYGVNVRPVAPFGSASRKPYVDSALIHRTLPDELLFEVFARMTPYDLGKASCVCRKWRYTVRNPAFWRNACLKGWQLSGAVENYQILQSKYDGSWRKMWHLRPRLRTDGLYASRNTYIRAGVAEWKITNPVHIVCYFRYLRFFPSGRFLYKNSSQKIKDVVKCMNFRSSKADSVFGGHYTLTDDKVEAAVLYPGMRPTVLRMRLRLRGTITGANNRMDLISLVTSGVNTNEASAYEEDILGVVEGWQDDETHNPDVPAVSHKRGMTPFVFVPFEEVEKSVLNLPVEKMDYYVPG